A genomic region of Sebaldella sp. S0638 contains the following coding sequences:
- a CDS encoding (2Fe-2S)-binding protein: MAGNRIICEKNNVDYITIRKAMCQDARTKEEVREIAGVCLECDSCKTELDQILSSVCGCKDVSLEAVVNAVKHGAATVDEVGQATGAGIDCGRCKILVENVIKLGK, encoded by the coding sequence TTGGCTGGAAACAGAATAATTTGCGAAAAGAATAATGTAGATTACATAACCATACGTAAGGCAATGTGTCAAGACGCCAGAACAAAGGAAGAAGTGAGGGAAATAGCAGGGGTTTGTCTTGAATGTGACAGCTGTAAAACTGAACTGGATCAGATATTGAGTTCTGTGTGCGGGTGTAAAGATGTCTCTCTAGAAGCAGTAGTGAATGCCGTAAAACACGGGGCCGCGACAGTTGATGAAGTTGGTCAGGCAACAGGTGCTGGAATAGACTGTGGAAGATGTAAGATATTAGTGGAAAATGTAATTAAACTGGGAAAATAG